Proteins from a single region of Streptomyces sp. HUAS 15-9:
- a CDS encoding iron-containing redox enzyme family protein, producing MTGRLSPPLPEPRGPLSAAVTAALRGGDPASAPSPAHCAPYGDDLQLALYTLYELHYRSFEGVPDNLEWNSGLLNVRAALEDRFLNALRTDVPVAGAGTATRALAELQVEPATDPEDSVSHFLQAEGTLQHLREYATLRSLYHLKEADPHAWVIPRLHGRAKAAMVAVEYDEFGAGRADEIHAELFAALMADLGLDTAYGRYVDAAPAEALATVNLMSLLGLHRSLRAALVGHFAAVEVTSSPASRRLAEAMRRTGAGPAAVRFYTEHIEADAVHEQVVRRDVVGGLLESEPHLDTDVVFGILATTFLEDRLAARLLRAWREGATALRADKAP from the coding sequence ATGACCGGTCGCCTTTCTCCGCCGTTGCCCGAGCCCCGCGGTCCGCTGTCAGCCGCTGTGACAGCCGCCCTGCGCGGTGGGGATCCGGCGAGCGCGCCATCCCCGGCGCACTGCGCCCCATACGGCGACGATCTCCAACTCGCCCTCTACACCCTCTACGAACTCCACTACCGCAGCTTCGAGGGCGTCCCCGACAACCTGGAATGGAACAGCGGACTGCTGAACGTCCGCGCTGCCCTGGAGGACCGTTTCCTGAACGCGCTCCGCACCGACGTGCCCGTGGCCGGCGCCGGCACCGCCACGCGGGCGCTGGCCGAACTCCAGGTCGAACCGGCCACGGACCCCGAGGACAGCGTCTCCCACTTCCTCCAGGCCGAAGGCACCCTCCAGCACCTGCGGGAGTACGCCACACTGCGCTCGCTCTACCACCTCAAGGAGGCCGACCCGCACGCCTGGGTCATCCCACGGCTGCACGGGCGCGCCAAGGCGGCCATGGTCGCCGTCGAGTACGACGAGTTCGGGGCCGGACGTGCCGACGAGATCCACGCGGAACTCTTCGCCGCCCTCATGGCGGACCTCGGCCTGGACACGGCGTACGGCCGGTACGTCGACGCCGCACCGGCCGAGGCCCTCGCCACCGTCAACCTGATGTCCCTGCTCGGTCTGCACCGCTCGCTGCGCGCCGCACTCGTCGGGCACTTCGCCGCCGTGGAAGTGACGTCGTCCCCGGCCTCGCGCCGCCTGGCCGAGGCGATGCGCCGCACAGGCGCAGGCCCCGCGGCCGTACGCTTCTACACCGAACACATCGAAGCCGACGCCGTCCACGAACAGGTCGTACGGCGTGACGTCGTAGGCGGACTCCTGGAGAGCGAGCCGCACCTGGACACCGACGTGGTGTTCGGAATCCTCGCCACCACATTCCTGGAGGACCGCCTGGCCGCCAGGCTCCTCAGGGCCTGGCGCGAGGGAGCCACGGCGCTGCGCGCAGACAAAGCGCCCTGA
- a CDS encoding molybdopterin oxidoreductase family protein: MRPKVDRIARPWGDRAPYGRGEAWPVRVDSYLEPGTTADAVERWVPTASLLHSNGDAMEVAVAHDRIVGVRGRPADRVNHGRLGPKDLFGWQANHAKDRLTTPLLRDGGRLVPCGWDTAMDRIADRTRELLDESGPGAIGFYTTGQLFLEEYYTLAVIARAGIGTNHLDGNTRLCTATAAEALKETFGCDGQPASYTDIDHADVIALFGHNMAETQPVLWMRVLDRLAGPDPPRLVCVDPRPTPVACRAAVHLAPRAGTNVALLDALLHEIIRTGRIDRDFVDAHTVGFEELAERVADTTPDWAARICDVPTRKITEAAEILGGAERLLSTVLQGVYQSHQATAAACQVNNLQLVRGMLGRPGCGVLQMNGQPSAENTRECGANGDLPGFRNWENDTHVEDLARIWNVDPSRIPHYAPPTPAMQIFRYAEQGSLHMLWITGTNPLVSLPDLHRIREILGQARLFTVVQDLYLTETAQLADVVLPAATWAEKTGTLTNADRTVHLCEKAVDPPGEARPDLDILLDYARRMDFRDTDDRPLIGWHDAESAFEAWQECSRGRPCDYTGITYDRLRDAGGIQWPCTEAAPDGTERLYTDGISWAAPDDCETYGRDLLTGAAVSETEYRALNPDGKAVLKAAEYVPPHERTDETFPLQLITGRTLYHFHTRTKTARTPQLNAAAPEVWVEVSAAEALRHDVAEGDLVEVTSPRGSVRGRLRITGIRDGMVFLPFHYGYWDTPEGHRPGTNGGRAANETTVTDWDPVSKQPLFKTAAARLTLVEHGDGTGSPAPTTTASAPADPRHIPPTAGGPAAVAGQSGGEP, translated from the coding sequence ATGCGGCCCAAGGTGGACCGGATAGCGCGGCCCTGGGGCGACCGCGCCCCCTACGGTCGCGGTGAAGCCTGGCCGGTGCGGGTCGACTCGTACCTCGAGCCCGGCACCACGGCAGACGCCGTGGAGCGCTGGGTCCCCACCGCCTCCCTGCTGCACTCCAACGGGGATGCCATGGAGGTCGCGGTCGCCCACGACCGGATCGTCGGGGTGCGCGGACGGCCCGCCGACCGGGTCAACCACGGCCGGCTCGGACCGAAGGACCTGTTCGGCTGGCAGGCCAACCATGCAAAGGACCGGCTGACCACTCCCCTGCTCCGGGACGGCGGCCGTCTGGTCCCTTGCGGCTGGGACACCGCCATGGACCGGATCGCCGACCGGACCAGGGAACTGCTGGACGAGAGCGGCCCCGGCGCCATCGGCTTCTACACCACCGGTCAGTTGTTCCTGGAGGAGTACTACACGCTGGCGGTGATCGCGCGCGCCGGCATCGGCACCAACCACCTCGACGGCAACACCCGCCTGTGCACCGCCACCGCGGCCGAGGCGCTGAAGGAGACCTTCGGCTGCGACGGCCAGCCCGCCTCCTACACGGACATCGACCACGCCGACGTCATCGCCCTGTTCGGGCACAACATGGCCGAGACGCAGCCCGTGCTGTGGATGCGGGTCCTGGACCGCCTGGCGGGCCCCGATCCGCCCCGTCTCGTGTGCGTCGACCCGCGTCCCACCCCGGTCGCCTGCCGCGCGGCCGTCCACCTCGCACCCCGCGCGGGTACCAACGTGGCTCTGCTCGACGCCCTGCTGCACGAGATCATCCGCACCGGACGGATCGACCGCGACTTCGTCGACGCGCACACCGTCGGCTTCGAGGAACTCGCCGAACGCGTCGCCGACACCACCCCGGACTGGGCCGCCCGCATCTGCGACGTGCCGACCCGGAAGATCACCGAGGCCGCCGAAATCCTCGGCGGCGCCGAGCGGCTGCTGTCCACCGTGCTCCAGGGCGTCTACCAGTCCCACCAGGCCACCGCCGCCGCGTGCCAGGTCAACAACCTCCAGCTGGTCCGCGGCATGCTCGGCCGCCCCGGCTGCGGGGTCCTGCAGATGAACGGCCAGCCCAGCGCCGAGAACACCCGCGAGTGCGGGGCCAATGGCGACCTGCCGGGCTTCCGCAACTGGGAGAACGACACCCACGTCGAGGACCTCGCGAGGATCTGGAACGTCGACCCCTCCCGCATCCCGCACTACGCCCCGCCCACCCCCGCCATGCAGATCTTCCGCTACGCCGAACAGGGCTCCCTCCACATGCTGTGGATCACCGGCACCAACCCTCTGGTCTCCCTCCCCGACCTCCACCGGATCCGGGAGATCCTCGGCCAGGCACGGCTCTTCACCGTCGTACAGGACCTGTACCTCACCGAGACCGCGCAACTCGCGGACGTGGTCCTGCCCGCGGCGACCTGGGCGGAGAAGACCGGCACGCTCACCAACGCCGACCGCACCGTCCACCTCTGCGAGAAGGCCGTCGACCCGCCGGGCGAGGCCCGCCCGGACCTGGACATCCTCCTCGACTACGCCCGCCGGATGGACTTCCGCGACACGGACGACCGCCCGCTGATCGGCTGGCACGACGCCGAGTCGGCGTTCGAGGCGTGGCAGGAGTGCAGCCGCGGCAGGCCCTGCGACTACACCGGGATCACATACGACCGGCTGCGCGACGCCGGTGGTATCCAGTGGCCCTGCACCGAGGCCGCCCCGGACGGCACCGAACGGCTCTACACCGACGGCATCTCCTGGGCGGCCCCCGACGACTGCGAGACCTACGGCAGGGACCTGCTGACCGGCGCGGCCGTCTCCGAGACCGAGTACCGCGCCCTCAACCCCGACGGCAAGGCGGTACTCAAGGCCGCCGAATACGTCCCGCCCCACGAGAGGACCGACGAGACCTTTCCCCTCCAGCTGATCACCGGCCGGACCCTCTACCACTTCCACACCCGCACCAAGACCGCCCGCACCCCGCAACTGAACGCCGCCGCTCCGGAGGTGTGGGTGGAGGTCTCCGCCGCCGAGGCGCTGCGGCACGATGTGGCCGAGGGCGATCTGGTCGAGGTCACGAGCCCGCGCGGCTCGGTGCGCGGCCGGCTGCGGATCACCGGCATCCGCGACGGCATGGTGTTCCTGCCGTTCCACTACGGCTACTGGGACACTCCCGAAGGCCACCGCCCCGGCACCAACGGGGGCCGTGCCGCCAACGAGACGACGGTCACCGACTGGGATCCCGTCTCCAAGCAGCCGTTGTTCAAGACCGCCGCCGCCCGCCTGACCCTCGTCGAACACGGCGACGGAACCGGCAGCCCGGCTCCGACCACGACTGCGTCCGCCCCGGCGGACCCGCGGCACATCCCGCCGACAGCGGGTGGCCCAGCGGCCGTGGCCGGCCAGAGTGGAGGCGAACCGTGA
- a CDS encoding CDGSH iron-sulfur domain-containing protein, giving the protein MPNSPERPCRIRVQRDGPLLVEGPVEVVGEDGEVSSSNRFLVAVCTCRRSRIFPWCDTSHRCRGKRPGEGDAP; this is encoded by the coding sequence GTGCCGAACTCGCCTGAGCGGCCCTGCCGCATTCGTGTCCAGCGCGACGGCCCCCTCCTCGTCGAGGGCCCGGTCGAGGTTGTGGGTGAGGACGGCGAGGTGTCGTCGTCGAATCGTTTCCTGGTGGCCGTCTGCACGTGCCGTCGCAGCCGGATCTTCCCCTGGTGCGACACCAGCCACCGCTGCCGCGGCAAGCGCCCCGGTGAAGGCGATGCCCCATGA
- a CDS encoding GAF and ANTAR domain-containing protein — translation MDWGRFAEQMASMARDLLAQDSVDATLRRITASATELVDGCDAAGILVLHDAQVETLAPTHQLVVDSDRLQHGLGEGPCYDAARTSQGDRVFRIADLTTEHQRWPAYAPQARKLGVGSMMGFLLFTEEEDLGALNLYSREPGAFTEASELAGWLLASHAAVAFSAARTHAQLEGALATRHAIGEAMGIVMGSHHLTEEEAFDVLRRYSQENNIKLREVARRVCEAGTLSGPRVSGSSGTSAEPEKPGPGQSPGERC, via the coding sequence GTGGACTGGGGTCGGTTCGCGGAGCAGATGGCGTCGATGGCGCGGGATCTTCTGGCACAGGACTCGGTCGATGCCACACTGCGGCGGATCACCGCGTCGGCCACCGAACTGGTCGACGGCTGTGACGCGGCCGGGATCCTCGTGCTGCACGACGCGCAGGTGGAGACGCTCGCCCCCACCCATCAGCTGGTTGTCGACAGCGACCGGCTGCAGCACGGGCTGGGGGAAGGGCCGTGCTACGACGCCGCTCGTACCTCGCAGGGTGATCGGGTCTTCCGCATCGCCGACCTCACCACCGAACACCAGCGCTGGCCCGCCTACGCGCCCCAGGCACGCAAGCTCGGCGTCGGCAGCATGATGGGCTTCCTGCTGTTCACCGAGGAGGAAGACCTCGGCGCGCTGAACCTCTACTCCCGCGAGCCCGGCGCGTTCACCGAGGCCAGTGAGCTGGCGGGATGGCTGCTGGCCTCCCACGCGGCGGTCGCCTTCTCCGCCGCCCGTACCCACGCCCAGCTGGAAGGGGCCCTCGCCACCCGTCACGCCATCGGCGAGGCCATGGGCATCGTCATGGGCAGTCACCACCTCACCGAGGAGGAGGCGTTCGACGTGCTGCGCCGTTACTCCCAGGAGAACAACATCAAGCTCCGCGAGGTCGCGCGCCGGGTCTGCGAGGCGGGCACCCTGTCGGGCCCCCGGGTTAGCGGCTCCTCCGGCACTTCGGCTGAACCAGAGAAGCCTGGGCCGGGCCAGTCCCCAGGGGAACGCTGCTGA
- a CDS encoding plasmid stabilization protein — protein sequence MPAGSSSKRERQYEHIKKSAQDRGESAGRAKEIAARTVNKERARSGESKTASKTSTRDPKSAYQRGGQRSHSGAQGPTKDQLYEEAKKRNIDGRSSMTKKQLQNALGR from the coding sequence ATGCCTGCCGGATCGAGTTCCAAGCGGGAACGACAGTACGAACACATCAAGAAGAGCGCCCAGGACCGGGGCGAGTCCGCCGGACGGGCCAAGGAGATCGCCGCGCGGACGGTCAACAAGGAGCGGGCGAGGTCCGGCGAGTCGAAGACCGCGAGCAAGACCTCGACCCGTGACCCCAAGTCCGCGTACCAGCGCGGCGGGCAGCGCTCGCACAGCGGTGCGCAGGGACCGACCAAGGACCAGCTCTACGAGGAGGCGAAGAAGCGCAATATCGACGGCCGCTCCTCGATGACCAAGAAGCAGCTGCAGAACGCCCTCGGCCGTTGA
- a CDS encoding HemK2/MTQ2 family protein methyltransferase: protein MTAAPLTAARPLRCWVPRGVYAPQADTRLLGRALCRERITEKTDVLELGTGSGVLAVAAARLGGRVTAVDISWRAVVVAWINALLNGQRLRVRHGDLTTAVPGGRRFDLVIANPPYVPAPSGAPPRGFARAWDAGTDGRLLIDRICDTAPKVLRPAGTLLIVHSHLCGTGATLTRLAAAGLRAQVVDRTRLPFGRVLRSRLDWLRERGLAADGTFEELVVIRAELA from the coding sequence GTGACAGCCGCCCCTCTCACCGCCGCCCGGCCGCTCCGCTGCTGGGTCCCCCGAGGCGTGTACGCCCCTCAGGCTGATACCCGGCTGCTGGGGCGGGCGCTGTGCCGGGAACGGATCACGGAGAAGACGGACGTGTTGGAGCTGGGCACCGGCAGCGGCGTGCTCGCGGTGGCGGCGGCCCGGCTCGGCGGCCGGGTAACCGCGGTCGACATCTCCTGGCGGGCCGTCGTCGTAGCTTGGATCAACGCATTGCTCAACGGGCAGCGCCTGCGGGTGCGCCACGGCGACCTGACGACGGCGGTGCCCGGCGGCCGACGCTTCGACCTGGTGATCGCCAACCCGCCCTACGTGCCCGCCCCGAGCGGCGCGCCGCCCAGGGGCTTCGCCAGGGCCTGGGACGCGGGCACGGACGGTCGCCTTCTGATCGACCGCATCTGCGACACCGCGCCGAAAGTCCTGCGGCCGGCGGGAACGCTTCTGATCGTGCACTCGCACCTGTGTGGCACCGGCGCCACGCTCACCCGCCTGGCCGCCGCAGGGCTGCGCGCCCAGGTCGTCGACCGGACCCGGCTGCCCTTCGGACGGGTCCTGCGCTCCCGCCTCGACTGGCTGCGCGAACGCGGGCTGGCAGCCGACGGCACATTCGAGGAACTGGTGGTGATCCGTGCCGAACTCGCCTGA